One window from the genome of Anopheles merus strain MAF chromosome 3R, AmerM5.1, whole genome shotgun sequence encodes:
- the LOC121595693 gene encoding guanine nucleotide-binding protein subunit beta-like protein yields MTETLQLRGQLLGHSGWVTQIATNPKYPDMILSSSRDKTLIVWKLTRDELSYGIPQKRLYGHSHFISDVVLSSDGNYALSGSWDKTLRLWDLAAGQSTRRFEDHTKDVLSVAFSVDNRQIVSGSRDKTIKLWNTLAECKYTIQEDGHSDWVSCVRFSPNHTNPIIVSAGWDRVVKVWNLANCKLKIDHLGHNGYLNSVSVSPDGSLCTSGGKDCRAFLWDLNDGKHLHTLEHNEIINALCFSPNRYWLCVAYGPSIKIWDLASKTMVEELKPAKNGDPPQCLSLAWSTDGQTLYAGYSDNIIRVWQVSVSAR; encoded by the exons ATGACTGAAACACTGCAACTGCGCGGCCAGCTGCTTGGCCACTCTGGATGGGTGACGCAGATCGCCACCAATCCGAAGTACCCGGACATGATCCTGTCTTCGTCTCGTG ACAAGACGCTGATCGTGTGGAAATTGACCCGTGACGAGCTGAGCTACGGCATTCCTCAGAAGCGTCTGTACGGACACTCGCACTTCATTTCCGATGTAGTGCTGTCCTCCGACGGCAACTACGCTCTGTCCGGATCGTGGGACAAAACTCTTCGACTGTGGGATCTGGCAGCTGGTCAGTCGACCCGCCGTTTTGAAGACCATACCAAG GACGTTCTCTCGGTTGCTTTCTCTGTAGATAACCGGCAGATTGTGTCGGGATCGCGCGACAAGACGATCAAGCTGTGGAACACTCTGGCCGAGTGTAAGTACACCATCCAGGAGGATGGACACTCCGACTGGGTGTCGTGTGTGCGATTCTCGCCGAACCACACCAACCCGATCATCGTGTCGGCTGGTTGGGATCGTGTGGTGAAGGTTTGGAATCTGGCCAATTGCAAGCTGAAGATCGATCATCTCGGACACAACGGATACCTTAACTCGGTGTCCGTGTCGCCCGACGGTTCGCTGTGCACGTCCGGTGGTAAGGATTGTCGCGCCTTCCTGTGGGATCTGAACGATGGCAAGCATCTGCATACGCTGGAGCACAATGAAATCATCAACGCACTGTGCTTCTCGCCCAACCGCTACTGGCTGTGCGTCGCCTACGGACCGTCGATCAAGATCTGGGATCTTGCCTCTAAGACGATGGTCGAGGAGTTGAAGCCGGCTAAGAACGGCGATCCGCCACAGTGCTTGTCGCTGGCCTGGTCTACCGATGGGCAGACCCTGTATGCTGGCTACTCCGATAACATTATTCGCGTGTGGCAGGTGTCGGTCTCTGCTCGTTAA
- the LOC121595690 gene encoding dolichyl-diphosphooligosaccharide--protein glycosyltransferase subunit 1 → MVKLVLVVCGIAAVLAGAFVQAAIDMEIENRAVDRTIDLTSQLVKISYKITLEHKSKLPISTYLFVVPEADREKLAFISAKDSSKKELKLTETTTPKGVTFSMTLPAGASNPVVYIETVFTKSLKPFPSSITQSERQLVQYFGNVYFYSPYPTVTQKTTVHLSSRNVESYTQFKPSVQSDSTVTYGPYDNVAAFSHEPMTIHFENFTPFLTVTRLERTIEVSHWGNIAVEETIDIVHSGATLKGAFSRYDYQKDARSNQPSVKSYKTLLPASATGVYYRDTNGNISTSALRTLKDAVELDLRPRFPLFGGWRTHYTLGYNVPSFEYLFQNGDNFLLKMRVIDHIFDDMMIDEVVTKVILPEGANNIKLIAPYSIQRHPDTLHYTYLDTFGRPVISFSKRNLVENHINDFNLKYNFSRVMMLQEPLLVVGFLYVLFLFVIIWMRLDFSIIKDKEPHQHKD, encoded by the exons ATGGTGAAGCTGGTGCTTGTTGTTTGCGGCATCGCTGCCGTACTTGCCGGCGCGTTTGTGCAAGCGGCGATAGACATGGAGATAGAAAACAGAGCCGTCGATCGGACGATAGATCTGACCTCACAATTAGTGAAAATTTCCTACAAAATAACTCTAGAACACAAGTCGAAGCTGCCCATCAGCACTTACCTGTTCGTTGTGCCGGAAGCGGACCGAGAGAAGTTGGCCTTCATCTCAGCGAAGGATTCCTCCAAGAAGGAGCTGAAGCTCACGGAAACTACCACCCCGAAGGGGGTGACGTTCAGCATGACCCTGCCGGCCGGTGCATCGAACCCAGTCGTATACATCGAGACGGTGTTCACGAAATCGCTCAAGCCGTTCCCTTCGTCCATCACCCAAAGCGAACGGCAGCTGGTGCAGTACTTTGGCAACGTTTACTTCTACTCTCCGTATCCGACGGTGACGCAGAAAACGACGGTCCATCTAAGCTCCCGCAATGTGGAAAGCTACACCCAGTTCAAGCCGAGCGTCCAATCGGACAGCACTGTTACGTACGGACCGTACGATAACGTGGCAG CTTTCTCCCACGAGCCGATGACGATTCACTTCGAAAACTTTACTCCATTCCTCACCGTGACCCGGCTGGAGCGTACTATTGAGGTATCGCACTGGGGCAACATTGCCGTGGAGGAAACGATCGATATCGTCCACTCGGGAGCCACGCTGAAGGGGGCGTTCTCACGCTACGACTACCAGAAGGATGCCCGCTCGAACCAGCCCAGCGTGAAATCGTACAAAACGCTTCTGCCGGCCTCGGCCACCGGTGTTTACTACCGTGACACCAATGGTAACATCTCCACCTCCGCCCTGCGCACACTGAAGGATGCGGTCGAGCTGGATCTTCGCCCACGGTTCCCCCTGTTTGGCGGCTGGCGCACCCACTACACGCTCGGTTACAATGTGCCGAGCTTCGAATACCTGTTCCAGAACGGCGACAATTTCCTGCTGAAGATGCGCGTGATCGATCACATCTTTGACGACATGATGATCGACGAGGTCGTGACGAAGGTTATCCTGCCCGAGGGCGCCAACAACATTAAACTGATCGCGCCTTATTCAATCCAACGGCACCCGGATACGTTGCACTACACTTACCTGGACACATTCGGCCGTCCGGTGATTTCCTTCAGCAAGCGCAATCTGGTCGAAAATCACATCAACGACTTTAATCTTAAGTACAACTTTTCACGCGTCATGATGCTGCAGGAACCGTTGCTGGTGGTGGGCTTCCTTTATGTGCTGTTCTTGTTCGTGATCATCTGGATGCGGCTGGACTTTTCCATTATCAAGGACAAAGAGCCACATCAACACAAAGACTAA